A region of Odocoileus virginianus isolate 20LAN1187 ecotype Illinois chromosome 11, Ovbor_1.2, whole genome shotgun sequence DNA encodes the following proteins:
- the CORT gene encoding cortistatin produces MSSPRARDKYQPACKMLALCLLPPLLLLPLGAATALFPEGSLAGHESGHMQEVAEIKTNSLLTLLAWWYEWASQARAVPFVGGEASEASKRQEGAPLHQSTRQDTTPCKNFFWKTFSSCK; encoded by the exons ATGAGCAGCCCCAGAGCTAGAGACAAGTACCAGCCAGCCTGCAAGATGCTGGCCCTCTGCttgctgccgccgctgctgctgctgcccttgGGGGCCGCCACTGCCCTCTTCCCAGAGGGCAGCCTCGCCGGCCACGAGAGCGGG cacatgCAGGAAGtggcagaaataaagacaaacagCCTGTTGACTTTGCTTGCGTGGTGGTACGAGTGGGCCTCCCAGGCCAGGGCAGTGCCCTTCGTAGGAGGGGAAGCCAGCGAGGCATCCAAACGGCAGGAAGGCGCACCCCTCCATCAGTCCACACGCCAAGATACAACACCCTGCAAGAATTTCTTTTGGAAGACCTTCTCCTCCTGCAAGTAA